CCCTGTATGAAAAGCAATTTAGCCCGGAAGGTTTCCAATGGATTGACTATGGCGACCATGAAAATTCTGTACTTACCTACATAAGAAAAGGTCATGATACCAAGAACGACGTTATAGTTGCTTGTAACTTCACTCCGGTGGTTAGGGAGAACTACAGAATAGGGATACCAAAAAAAGGGAAATTAAAGGAAGTTTTAAATAGTGATGATGTTAGATATGGTGGAACGGGTAGAACAAATCCAAATATAAAGAGTTCTACCAAACCTTGGCACGGGCATAAAAAATCCATCGAGATAACCATTCCACCTTTAGGGGTGGTCATTATCAAGTAGCAAAAAATTGGCACTTGCCATATAAGTTTATTTTAGGATAATGTTTTATAATTATCCTTTATTGTTCTTCTTTTGCGGATATCAATAACCAAAATGATATGATTACAAATACGGAGCTGGAATATAAAGGAAATTTGTATCCCAATCACATTGTCGAATTCAAACAAGACAACGATAAACTATATTTTACTTCGGAAAACGGTGTAATTCTACAGGTTACCATTCTACGAGGAAGTGTAATTCGTTTTAGGTATGCCACTAACTATGTCTTTGAACCGGATTTTTCTTATGCCATTGACGAGGAGGCATCCTTGGGGTATAGTATACTGGACGTAACCGAGAACGAAACTGAATATCTCATTAAAACGGCCAGATTACAACTTTTGGTAGATAAAATGACCCTGCGCACCCAGATTTCCGATCTGGAAGGCAATATTATCAACGAGGACGAGGCGGGCTTCCATTGGGAGGAAAATTATGAGTATGGTGGTAATACGGTTAAAATGAGTAAAATGACTCAGACTGGTGAGAGTTTCTATGGTATGGGAGACAAATCCACACATAGCAATTTAAAGGGTAAAAGGGTCGAGAATTGGGTAACGGATTCCTATGCCTATGGTAAGGACCAAGATCCACTTTATAAGGCGATTCCTTTTTTTATAGGACTAAATAAAGGAAAAGCCTATGGCATTTTCTTTGACAATAGTTTTAAGACCCATTTCGATTTTGCCCATGAGCGCAGGAACGTTACAAGTTTCTGGGCGGATGGTGGAGAAATGAACTATTACTTTTTCTATGGTCCGGATATGTCTACAGTTGTGTCGGCTTATTCCAATTTAACGGGTACCCCGGAACTTCCACCTCTTTGGGCATTGGGCTTTCATCAATCCAAATGGAGCTATTATCCAGAGAGTAATGTTAAAGAAATTACAGCGCTATTCAGGGAAAATAAAATACCATGTGATGCCATTTATCTGGATATTGATTATATGGATGGTTTCCGCTGTTTTACTTGGGATAAAAACCATTTTCCTAATCCAAAAAAAATGATCTCCGAATTAGAGGAGGATGGCTTCAAGACGGTGGTAATGATCGACCCGGGTATCAAAATTGATAGGGATTACTGGATTTATAAGGAGGCTTTGGAGAACGACTACTTTTGTAAACGTGGGGATGGTCCATTGATGCACGGGAAAGTTTGGCCGGGAGAATGTAATTTTCCTGATTTTACAAATCCCGAGGTACGCGAATGGTGGGCGGAGCTATACAAGGAATTTATGTCGGACATCGGTGTACATGCTGTTTGGAACGACATGAACGAGCCTGCCGTTATGGAGGTGCCTAGCAAAACAGCTCCTCTGGATACGAGACACAATTACGACGGACATCCCTGTACCCACAGAAAGGCCCACAACGTCTATGGCATGCAAATGGTTCGTGCGACTTATGAA
This window of the Maribacter cobaltidurans genome carries:
- a CDS encoding glycoside hydrolase family 31 protein; this encodes MITNTELEYKGNLYPNHIVEFKQDNDKLYFTSENGVILQVTILRGSVIRFRYATNYVFEPDFSYAIDEEASLGYSILDVTENETEYLIKTARLQLLVDKMTLRTQISDLEGNIINEDEAGFHWEENYEYGGNTVKMSKMTQTGESFYGMGDKSTHSNLKGKRVENWVTDSYAYGKDQDPLYKAIPFFIGLNKGKAYGIFFDNSFKTHFDFAHERRNVTSFWADGGEMNYYFFYGPDMSTVVSAYSNLTGTPELPPLWALGFHQSKWSYYPESNVKEITALFRENKIPCDAIYLDIDYMDGFRCFTWDKNHFPNPKKMISELEEDGFKTVVMIDPGIKIDRDYWIYKEALENDYFCKRGDGPLMHGKVWPGECNFPDFTNPEVREWWAELYKEFMSDIGVHAVWNDMNEPAVMEVPSKTAPLDTRHNYDGHPCTHRKAHNVYGMQMVRATYEGVKKYVYPKRPFVITRAAFAGTQRYSSTWTGDNVATWEHLWIANVQVQRMCMSGYSFVGSDIGGFAEQPNGELFARWIQLGVFHPFCRVHSSGDHGDQEPWSFGSDITDIVRKFVEIRYQLLPYLYTMFYKYSKDHVPMLKPLVYYDQEDTQTHFRTDEFIFGNQILVCPIQEPNAQGRRMYFPKGKWYDFWTQETLNGGKERWVTAELDKIPIYVKAGSVIPKYPVQQYVGQMVIKELILDTYFKLGIETSEVYEDAQDGFDYKKGRYSLRNFKLTGKEKSLTIQQFKDGSFVTSYEKLKFNFYGLPFKIGKVHVDNEEVDLKSMDSIKENSMLIDKNFTLLHITSK